From the Porites lutea chromosome 5, jaPorLute2.1, whole genome shotgun sequence genome, the window TGGGGGAGGACAAATTGTATTATGGAGAACGTAGAAGTTGCAGATTGTGTTACGCCATGCGTTACTTCTGTGtgattatttgtttgtttgttaatttATTCTGTTGCTTTTTCGTGCGCAGGTTCTCAGCTGCCGTGCTTTAACCGTGGTGCTTCGACTGTCCGAGCAATGAGAGAAAGATTCCACATGAACTTGACGGAGGAACAGCTTGGTTCCTTCATTGATGAACTTGTGGAAACAAGCATGCACTCTCTCACTACCAAACTTTACGATGGCTTCCAATACCTCACGAATGGCATCTTATAACACAACCCAAGATCACAATCAATGAATGGAGCACGCACTCGCTCGGCACAATCTAGCTTTACTACGATTTCAATACCTTACTTCGTGCGTGGAATCTTATAGCAGGACGTCACTGATGACTTTGGTTAATACTTGAATTACGCCCTATTTATGAAGTGAATTACGCTCTCGCTCAGTATCAAACGTCACGACTTTTTCCAGTTATTTAAAAACGAGGTCACAGCAGATCTACGACGTTCCTCTTTCTGTTGAATTCGCCAAAGGGATGAATGGAAATAGCGCGAATTCAGTTACCAATGAACTTGATGATTGAGATGAACACCCCGTTTATTGTGTTAAAAGAGTGGTCAGAGCTATTCGGTATCTAGGCtcttccaggctctcagatagtaggaaTGGACTCGTAAGTGAAAGGCGCGCGAAAATATGAGTGCGTAATCTGGGAACAGGGGGCAGTGGCGGGAAAAAGCCGCCCTacctctccccagtttcctcccgttttattttcgtgttcgcgctttctcaactATCTCAGAGCCTGGAACCAGCTAGTCGCTATCTCGCACCAACATTTGTACCCTGGTGTTTTTAGGAGACGCCTGGTGGTGCCTGTAAGTTTTCCGTGAAAGGAAACTCACTTTGCAAAGACGTTAAATACAGGCAAAGCGCAACCAAGTATCTAGTGTCTggagaaacattgaaaaattgctTGTAAGCGCTGTATTCTTATAACACAAAGTGCTGAGTCGTGGAAAAATCGACAATGGTACAATAGGTGAGCCCTGTctaaatataaaagacaaaatGAACATTACTGTACAGTTCATTGCCGATTTCTGTTGTTATTATCCGACTTGAGACGAAGGAAAGGTAACCTGCCTTGTGAGGATGTGGTCATTTTCTGTTACACGATTTAATCTTCGATATTCGaaaacttttgtttgaaaaaaaagtgaagtcAGCGAGTCTTAATCGCAGCAATTCAGGCCACCGAAGTCCAGCCAAACATAATTGGGAATATTTGAATAAGAAGCTAACCTTGCTAGGCCATGTAAATCAGATGAAATTTTGGCTCTCCGTCTTCACCTGAGTTATTTGAAGAGTTGAATTATGTGTCATAATTAGATGTCTTGGctgctattttattttttgtttatattcaTTGTTTACCTGAATGTTTTTATACacaagtttttaaaagatataAAATTACTAAAAGGGATTTGCCGATTCGATCACCCGCCAAACGAcggcaaacatttttttttccttgatgaAACAAAAGGAGTTAATAAAGGTGGTCAGTTCAAACTGAATGTTTCTTGGTTATATGGCGAAAAACTGCTGTTGGTAGCTTTTCTGCTGTGGTGTCTGCCTTGTTATTCGGATCTCCTCTTCCGTCGTCGTGAAATTCGTTAATTCGTGTTTTTTACTATGGATATTCTACGTCTAAGAGTCTAAGAGTCAGTTGTGGTATGtgggttcttacaaccaaggcGCATTTTGATGTGATTATTCATCGTCTGACGACCATATATTTCCAAGTCCTGAgaaattaaaaatctttttcaatttgttttgccACCTTTATCTCCCTCCCACACCCCTTGCCTTATCACCCTTCCCCTTGTACTCAGTATTGGGCAACGAAGGCTACGTCAACTATTGGAAATTATTTGGTTTTCCTTGTAACGTGAGGGAGAGACTACTACAAATACTTGAAGCACCTTTATGGTTTTTTTTTCGTCTCGTCATGAGAATATTCTTGGTTTAGCGCCTGTTTGCATGGAGGTAGGGAACCCCAGGTAgttgaggtaacccgcctgtccatataatgtcttatttttgttttatcacGTTTTCGTGATAGGTGGGGTGAgtcgccacatgttacctcacctacctggggtcccgcACTTCCATGTAATCAGGCCCTTAGATAACTGCCATTTGTTTCGGAACAGTCGTTGTTAATTCCAGCGTGAATTGCTCGTACGCCGGGGCTAGCCTGAGTACAGGCACGGATCTAgaataaatactgaccgatttcctgtTCTAGGGAGGTCTGGGGGAATGTTCCCCCGGGTAatgttttggattttaactccccAAAGTCCcatttcctgggtttctgagtcattcagacaggatatttaGTGACTGTCCAAACCATTctccagatttcaacttggaaagttttaagtttttgctaaaaatatatctattatgaaatatctgaccgatttccgtaaaacggtggaaaccggtatGGATCCGCGCCCGGAGTATCCTTCAGTGACTCCCTTCagttcaccaacatggcggcccctcgaggcctcgtcaaaactgtcattcctgtatctttgaaatCAAAGAGAATTCAAACCTTAgaatatgcattcagtatttAGGAAACCATTCTAAGACCACATGCgaaaaatcagccaaatcgaccaggtaccgtgtcaggccgaagttcgaattttacTCACAATCTCTTGGATTGTCCTAGAGTCACCCTTATCATTCACATTGTCCGCCATATTGACCAGAGAGTTTGAGTGAAGGGAAAtcttttcgcgccaaaatgcaGTTATGCAAACATCCCATACGTACAGTGTAGCGAAACTCTAATCATTTCCGGTACCTGTGTAATTTTACTTCGCTTCCTTTCGACTTGAAATTTCGAATATGTGACGTGACgttaagttcaaattaaagatttcatttggaattttgtggaagattATGGTTGCATTGTTGACGATTAAGAAGCTTATTAGAGTGGAGAAGGTgaattgaagttcaaatcatgtaatttgcattttagttggaatggtgatttgaacttcaacCAGTCCGCGATGTCGAGTTTTCCCTTTATAGTTTCAACTTGTTCAAAGTAACTTCAAGTTCGAATGATGCTATTTCGACACGGATAgtctaatttttgaacttcaaattgtattttattttcaattatttttgtccgcaAATGTACGCCATAGGGGTCAAACAATAACAGCGAAAAAACCGACTAAATCGATCGATTCacaccacaggcagaccaccctctgttgacgggggccgttgttgattgaaatctgagcaacgatcttttgttatttatagaagaaatacatatgaaATACATACCTCGGAGGTTAAAACTAAAGAAGGAAGTGTCCTTCTTTAGTTCTAACCGCCGAGGTCAAATATTCATCTCGCAAAATAGCGCTTAAAACAGCACGggacggcaaaaaaaaacatgacacatgactcagttgacattttcttcaaacttttattgaaaaatttgctttaaattctgcattttggaacaaattatagccaccgtaTTTTTCATATGTAttcttctataaataacaaaagttcaatcaacaacggccgccactaacagagggtggtctgcctgtgttcacaccaaaaaaacacaggaatatatcaaaggtaagtctcctttatttattttatagaaaaataagtaagaataatgatatttagcgttcgcagacctcAATACAAAGTCTCAACGGTTTCTTCTTGAACGCGAAAccgactctcttgtgagaaaattaatttacataaccccggggggtactcccatacattacctatacgggtatgtgccgcccaacggggtcgtgattttgaagctcctgattcagaacggggtatccatttcagaggcgttttctagaacggagtataaaaaattgtggatcacggctttaccttctgcttaaaattgttgctgattatggagaagcatttatttgatgtataagtcgaacaaataaagaaatatctttttaaaaaaacggggctatttcaatttacaaactttctagaacggagtataaaaaattggacccatttctagaacggggaatcagttttagggcgaattctagaaagGGGTATagaaaattggcccatttttagaacgggttatcaattttagggggaaatttttttagaccggggtgccaatttggagtcccgggcggcacatacccacccaaaaaatacccaagtacccccccgggtACATAACACACTCGCAACGTGAGCTTGGAAGCCTGTGGCCCAATTAGCATTTTAGAAACCGAGTTTCATCGGAGCGGAGAAAAAGTCGAATTCTATTTGAGTTGCTTGTCTGAGAAGAGGTGCAGTGTGGTTTAAGTCTTACGTTTGTGATAAGCTAAGGTAAGAATATTAGCTGCAAAGTCATTCTTAAGCAGAATCATGTCCGGGAATCATGTATACTTGATAATAAGTCATGGTTGAAAGTTCTATTGCCTTACAATGTGTTTTTGCTGAACATTATGCAACCCTGCGCAATGCCCTTCGTCTTTGCCGCCATAGTATGATTTGAGACGTTCATTAAAGAGAGTTAAAGAATATAAATATCGTCTCATGGCGCCTTCAGGAAACCAAAAGTGATTTAAAGTGACTAAACGTCTTGCAGACAGCTGCAACTGCTCGGAGATCCGATTGCTATCCGCGCTACATGTAGTAGCTTTTCTGTTGTCCCTAGCAAATTGATAAAAATTTGTTCCCTTtacgttttgatattttgaggACTTCTCGCACCAGAAAATGACATTTGCAGCGTATACAACTGTACAGTCCTTTATTCTATTACTTAAGGTATTTTACAATTTCTCGACAACTCCTAGATATTTATGGCCTATATCAGGTGCGTCAGCCACGTTTATAGCGGAGACTGTTTGGCAAGTAGGCGAGCCCCTTTCTCATATAAACCTGAAAATTTTATCAGGCCAAGAAAGTGAAAAAGCGCTCCATTCTGGCTAACTTAGACTGTTCACATTCCCTAAGATCGTCGAGACCGAACTTGTTGTAACCGGCCGACACGGTTGGTTTCACTAATGTGGCCGCACAATTCACTACTGTAATTCCATATTCATTCACATCACGAATATATTCATTCGCATTCAGCAACTACTTTGCCATTCAACATGTACACAAATTCACATTCAACGACATAATTCTCAGTTAcgaatacagtcgaacctatGTTAAGCGAcactgtattaagcggtcaccctctattaagcggtcagtTTTCAAAGTCCCGAAAATTGCTTCCCTTGATCTACTGTTTTTTCGACCTCTATAAGTGGTCACCTCTCAGCGGTTGCGGTCACCATTTGCGAAGTCCCAAAGGAACTTTTTCTATTGTCGTGACCTGTATTAAACAGTCATACGGTGTCAATTACTTGCTCATATAGTTTCAAGTAATGTAACACACGAGGTACAACAaatgatttccttttttattttcgtaAATCATTAAAACGCCGGAAAGGAATGTTTCTGTTTGAGGTCAAACGTCTGATCTGATCAGCTCTGGTGATCGAAATCTTTGAATTGTATTTCTTGCTACCTGTATTATTATAAAGCGGTCACATTTGCAACATATCTTTATTCACATTCAAGGTCAAAATTGCCGCAATATTCAttcaatattttgttgtttttaaaaaatattccttCATTAGTACACAGGCGACCCAAACTCACGTGACAATGTGCGAGCCAGCAAGCCATGCAAGTCAGGCGAACCATCGGTAAAAATAATGTTAAGAAGTGAACACTGCAAATTTACAGATGAGGAGTTGAGCACTCAtgatactgattagggttactTTTAGCACTCGGGTTAAGCTTTCATTTTACGGATTAGGGTTAAGCAATGCTTAGAGTTAAACACTTATTTACAACGTTAGCTTTCAGTTAATGTTTACCGTATTactgtttttggtttgtttttgtattatttttgatGAGTCTTCAATGGACTGCATTGCTCGGTGCcatggctcgctggctcgcatTTTATACACACAATTAACAATtgttggacgaggttgagcaaaacatcgtgatttgtctgtggcgagcagaactattatttgccgaagccgaaggctgaggcaaataattgatctgcgagacactgacaaatcacggtattttgcgataaccgaatTCAATGACTGTTTTATCATTCGCTCACCGAGTTtgtatttttaatgaatatccttgggaagccaagcgatctgccattttcacgcaagagggatcgcaagaaggagatctagaaaagcacggtttcctttacgcatgagCAAAATATTGTTTGCAGCCAAACACTTTGGACGGctttgcgcatgagcagaccattatttatAGGCAGTTATTTgtaggtcacgtggtgggctctcggccaatgaaaagaaagaaaaatttgcttcgaagTCTACctggcgaccgttgaaaataggAGACTTTGACTGAGATCTGTGAACGCTAAATAAACAACGATAAATCCAATTCTTCCTtcaaagaaatgaataaaaaatacttGCCTGCGATGCATTCCACTAAGAAGACAGTGACATTTAGGAAAACTAAAGGCGTCGACCTGGCTGATCAAGGGATGTGTGCGCTAGTTCATCCTTTGCTGAAGAAGCTTGGACTAGACTTGGTTTTTCAGAGTGTTAGTCAGTCAACAATCTGCAGTACATCTCTAAGCTCGTCAAAAAGGCTGTATTTCAGTGAAAAGGAACGAGCACATGGTCGTCAATGTAATCTATCCTGACTTGCAATCGTCCCATCGTCAATATCACAGCACTGAAACGGCCTTGCTGAAAGTTATGAACGACGTCCTCTTGAAGATGAACTTGCAACATGTGACCCTTATGGTCTTGTTGGATCGAAGCGCAGCATTTGACACAGTTGATCATAATACCTTGTTGGAGCGACTGCGCAGGGATGTTGGCATACGTGGGAAAGTGCTTGACTGGTTCAGCTCATATCTGTCGAATCGGAGCCAGCACGTCTCCATCGATGGGTCGCCTACTAGACAGTTCCCACTTGACTGTGGCGTACCTTAGGGTTCTTGTCTGGGACCCTTGCTGCTCGTCATTTACACTTCCTTGCTGTTTAAAGTTATCGAGCATCACCTCCCGCATGTTCACTGTATCACGGACGACACGCAGCTGTACCTCAGTTTCAGAGCAGATGACGATAACGCACAAGATGAGGCGCTGTGTGCTATAGGGGAGTGCAAACGTGACTTATAGAAATGGCTGATTGATGGAAGGTTGCCACTAAATGATGATAAAACTGAAACTTCTATTCGTCTCGACTAGATAGTAGCTCAATAAACTCGGCCCCTTGAGTCTGCAAGTTGATGATCATAATATTGATCTTTCGTGAAATGTTGGAAACAATTCACTATTAACTAAATATGTAAAGCCTGTTTCTATCATATTTATAATATCCGtcgaatttcaaaatttttgtcgAAGGAATGCCTTCAGTCCATGTTTTTGTGACCTCAAGACTAGATTAGTGTATGGGCTACCCAAATATCAGATTTGTAAGCTACAACGTGTCCAGAACACCGCGGCCTTCCCGCGCATATCTGTGATATCGGATCACTGTGCGCTTTTAAGGGACGTGAATGTGACGTGAATTGGCTTGTAAATGGAAAGTTCTAAACATTCTTCATTTGCGTCCAACAAACATAATATATCGTCATTAAACCTTTTCCATATCAGCAGTGTGTTAGTAATTTGCCCCAGTTAGGATCTCCTTTTCTAGTTTTGCCACAAAAGTATTGGCAAAGGCTATGGTCAATTTACCGACCCATGGCTTTACCGAGTGTCTGGAGATAATGTTGGCCATTAAAATGGATGGAGTTCTTTTTCAGGATAAGGTTCTGTATTTCTCTAAGAAAATGTGTAGCTATAGGAGGATTTCTTTCATGGAAATCTTTGTATGTTTGACATACTAAATCCCTTCCTCTTGTGGAATGTTTGAGTATTGCCCAGGGGTACTCcttatgatggcctatacggagaggctccacccgaaaggggtacctttttaaGGCTTAGGTATAtaaaaagggtagggatttcattaTATCgtaaattttcttgttctttggccaccctagttgaagtatataaaaagttagggaaatctgtcatttcggtctatTCAAAGGCCTAAAAGGGCTGACAGATTATTTTATGGCTGTGGAATAGTCGAAAAAACGTTCTGCTTTTGTGATTGTTTATTCATATCTTAAAGACAGTACATTTACAGAAGTTAAATGGCTGAAAAGGtataaactaggtatgtgaaaatGGTATCGTTCTTCAATAGAAGGTGttcgaaaggggtaccttctCCGTCAAAATAGTATATAAAAGGAAGAGGGTAAGGAGTCGGACCactgggcggagcctccccgtatacactggaaccttgatataacgaagtgccaagggactggcaaaatttgttggctacaacgaggtttcgttatttCGAGGTATTATTCCATATATTTTTCTATTACTCGGGGaaaaaatcgttcgttataccgaggacttcgttatataaaggttcgttatatcgaggttccactgtattttttaGTATCCCCCGGGGTGCATAGGCTAGTGAAGTCCACTGAGACAAGAAAAACGTTGTTTGGTATCCTTGTGTCTTCAAAAACACTTGTTTCCAGAATGTAGAGCAGGGGTGCGTACAAAATGTTGAATGAATATAGCAACAgtgttgaataaaaattttgaccTTGCATGTGAATGAATATATTcatgaaaaagaattaaatcgTTCAATGTGAAGAAATATGGAATTTTGCACATTAACAAATGTTGAATGAATATAGCAACAGtgttaataaaaattttgacTTTGCATGTGAATGAATATTTTAACCGCAGCAGGATTAAGTCAGTCGgcagagcgcttgactgcagagcgcgAGGTCGCGGGTTaaattcccggggccggaccaacaACTCAGGGTCTTAagataactgagaaatgaaggtactcctttgcactgcaagaggcttgaccttcgcgtggctcggatgaccacgtaaaatggcggtcctgtCCCCAGTTAGTGCTTCCGTGCTAAATACAATGACAATCATTattacagatgatttattacatctttaggtcttgaaaaatgtaaaaaggaatgcaatatgttttaaattattgtggtacaagatttttgtccactgaaaattaaaattactcaatttcatggtggattccgtcttagtgtctttatatctgataaagacaaccccaaatttaaatttttgtgcaagaatgagttgatctatatcagagattttgaagccgttcaaaaacctcgcagtcgtgtattatcaggAGTAAAAACTccactcctgctcgtttttaaacagtacttaaAACACACTTACTTTTCATGACATATTTTCCTTATCAGCGACCATTAACATTGCGACTGTGGAAAATTAAAGTACACTCTCGTGTTCAAattaccccccaaaaaaactttgCCAAAGGTTACAGCCCCGCATCCACAAGAACTTTGCTTCTTTGCCTCCACTCCCACCCACTCCCCCCGGAACAGAAAGCAGTCAACGGCTCGAGATGGGGCGGGTGGCTGTTGAATTTTGAATTGATCAGCGCATTGATTAGATCTGGGCACTTAATTCAGCCAACTTGGATTATGCAGTGGATGTTATTTCTTATCAAGATTTGTCAATATTGCTCCTAGATCATTATGGAGGCTGAGCATAACCCAACAGAATATCATAAATTGGAGGCAGAAGTTACAAAAGAATTGAGCGAAATGAAAAGATTTGCCTCGATGGAAGAAAGGCAGGACAGTGGAGTGTTACCTCTGGATATCATTTCCACTCTTTGTCATGGTAATACCAATATATTGGGAGTATGATTAAAATTCCAGACTTTTTTCTGGAGCAGAAATGGCATTTCCGCATCTAATGAAAACGTCTGTATTGCCGGGGCTTCGACTGGATTGTCCACAGTCTCCTACGCAGACGTCATGTATTTgtgggcaattttccaagtacaagccccctgagggcttatatttggaggggcgatttaacggagggttttttgggTTACCggattggggggcttatatttggaggggcttattttcggaattttacggtatttcctTAGGAAAATACCAGACCTACTGGAGAGGAGTATCGCTTATGAAAGATCCGTTGGACCTAACGATACTCCAGCAGTTGCTATGGGAACTAAAGCCCCGAACTGTTATTGAGTTTGGCGCCTATAAAGGAGGTTCAGCTTTGTGGCTAGCGGACATGTTGAAGATGTACGGTTGTCAGTCTCGTATCATATCTACTGACATCGATCTTTCCTTACTTGATGCTGAAGCTAAAAAGTCTAAGGATGTCGAGTTTATTCAAGGCGACTCGTCTAATATTGAACAGTTTTTCCCTGACGAATTTCTCAAGGTaaggtaataaaattttaataaaagggCATTTAAAACGCAGGGTTGTTTTACGTTTTGCTAAATGTTTTACTGTTATCATCTGCACTCACTCAAAATTtctgatcaatttttttttcggttgtCTTATTTTAGGACGTTTGGAAAAAGTTAAGGGGCGCTATTTCTAGAaccaaacaacaacagcaaaaaaattaaacgttATTTAGAGAAAGTGATACATATCAGTTTCAGTAATTGACAAACCTGTGGC encodes:
- the LOC140937361 gene encoding rhamnosyl O-methyltransferase-like — translated: MEAEHNPTEYHKLEAEVTKELSEMKRFASMEERQDSGVLPLDIISTLCHGKYQTYWRGVSLMKDPLDLTILQQLLWELKPRTVIEFGAYKGGSALWLADMLKMYGCQSRIISTDIDLSLLDAEAKKSKDVEFIQGDSSNIEQFFPDEFLKNLQHPWLVIEDAHVNLTGVLEYLEKFTEPGDYICVEDTNPLTPYLSNQGLVKNLGYDEIGPNKLNELRKFLTGRADRYSVDQKYTDFYGYNATWNMNGYLKRV